Genomic DNA from Blattabacterium sp. (Blaberus giganteus):
GATTATTTTTGCTATTTTAAATATTTTATATTTTTCTTGTATAAAAGAAATAATATAAGATATAAACAAGCCACTTAAACAACCAAAAATAGTAATGATTAATCCCATATAAAAAAATATCATTTTAATTCTATATAAAGAAAAACCTATACTCCATAATGTAAAAAGTTCCTTAATTTTATCTAATTGTAAAATGAAAATAGCACTAAATAAATTAAATCCAGTGATTAGTGTTATTAATGTAAATAAAAAATAAATAAATATTTTTTCTGTATTTATAACTTTATGTAAAATTATTTCTTTTTCTGTACGTGTAATGATTTTAAATTTTGGTCCTAATTTTTTTATTAAAATATTTTTCAAATTATGGATATCGGCTTTATCATGAATTTTAATTTCCAATGTATGGAAAACTTTTTTTTTTATTGTATTCTGAAGTTCATGTAGATTACAAAATAAATATTTTTTATCCATTTTAGGACTGAAATGAAAGACTCCTTTGATAAAAACTTTTTTTTTCATAAGAAATGAATCAAAAGCATTTTTTTGATAATCTAAAATAAGGATTTGTAAAGGATTATTTTTTATAGAGGAGAATAACATTGGAAAATATGAAATCATAGAAGACCACCCTACATATATAGATAAAAAATCAGATTTATTATTTTTTAAATTTATTTTTTTGAATTTATTCATTACTTTTTCATATTCCATATCTACTCCTTTTAAAGTAATAAAATATTCATGATTATTATAATACAGAAAAACTTGTTTTTCCATAATTTTAGAACAAGCTAAAATTCCTTGTATAGATTTTATTTTTTTTGTTAAAATATTATCATCAATAAAAAAATCTTTTTCATTTAAACAGGAAATTGTAATATCAGAATAATGAATTTGATAAAATTTTTTATTTAAGTACTCTAATCCAGAAAAAACAAATAAAATTGTAGACAAAGAAAATGTAGATACTCCAATTGATAAAATTGATAAAAAAACAATAATATTAACGATGTTTATTTTTTTTTTAGAAAAAAAATAACGTATAGATATATAAAAAGAAGTTGTCAAAAACTAAATTATTTGTATAGCTGGAAAAAAATCCAATTTTGGAATTTTTTTTACACGATATCTTAATCTCTTAGAAAGCAACTTTCTATAAAATCTAGATTTAGAACGGATAGATTTCAATATATTTTTATCTAAAAAAGGATAAATACTAATATATACTTTTATTAAATTCATATCAGGAGTAATACATATCTTCATCAAAGTCACTAAAAATTTATTTTCACTTTGACTATAAAAAATTTCCTCATTAAGTATTTCTGCTATTTCCATAAAAAATATTGAAGATAATTTCTCATTTCTAATCAAACTCATTTCTTTCATCATAATTTAAAAATATAAAATGAAAAAAAAATTTGTAACAGGAAAAATAATGTTGTAAAATTGCACAGTTTACGTTTTTATTTGGGTCCCATAGCTCAATTGGTTAGAGCACCTGACTCATAATCAGGGGGTCGCTGGTTCAAATCCAGCTGGGACCATTTATTTTTTTTTGTAACCGGAGTGGGATTTGAACCCACAACTTACAGTTTAGGAAACTGTCGTTCTATCCTGATTGAACTATCCAGTTTTCGTATTATTTACAGAAACAATTGATTTATTTTTTTTTCCCTTTTTAAAAGAAACATAGCCATTTTTTATAGCGTATAAAGTATGATCTTTTCCTATTCCTACATTTCTTCCAGGATGATGTTTCGTTCCTCGCTGACGAACTATGATATTCCCAGAATTTACGTATTGGTCCCCATATATTTTAATACCTAATCTTCTTCCTATTGAATCTCTTCCATTTCTAGAACTTCCAGAACCTTTTTTATGAGCCATATTATTTTTTTTCTTGTTTTTTTTCTAAAAAAGATATTATTTTGATTTTTGAAAATAAAGGTCTAAATCCATTTTTTACCTGATATCCTTTTCTTCTTTTTTTCTTAAAAATAATAATCTTTTTTCCTTTTACATGTTGTAAAACTTCTATTTTTACGTTTATTTCTTCTAAAAAAGGATTTCCTAAAAAAAGTTCTCCTTCTTTATGAAACAAAAAAACTTGATCCAATAATATTATTTCTCCCACATTTGAAGAAACATGAGGAACATAAATATATTGATTTTCAATAAGTTTAAATTGTTTATTTTTTATATTAGCAATAGCATATGTCATAATAATCTTAATTCTTTAACAATATTTTTTTTGCCTTTAAAATACATTCAAATAAGTAATCTATTTCTTTAAAAGTATTATATACAGAAAAACTAATACGAATCATTCCTGACACTTTAAAAAAATTCATAAGAGGTTGTGCACATAAATGTCCAGTTCTAACCGCAATTCCTAAACGATCTAAAACACTACCTACATCAAAACAATGTAACTCATCTAAGTTAAAAGAAATAATACTAGATTTTTTAGATAAATCACTGATGTTTCCATATAATTGAATTCCATCTATAGAACTTAAACGTTGAATTGCGTATTTCAAAAGTTTTTTTTTATAAGATTGAATATTTGATATACCTATTTTTTTTACGAAATCTATAGCAGATCCCCATACAATAATTCCTTCTATATTTGGAGTACCTGCTTCAAATTTAAACGGTAAATCTGAATAAGTTGTATTATCAAAACTTACATTTTTAATCATTTCTCCTCCAAATTGATAAGGATTTAACTTTTCTAATATTTTTTTTTTTCCATATAATATACCAATGCCAGTAGGTCCATACATTTTATGAGCAGAAAAAACATAAAAATCAACATTTAATTTTTGAACGTTCAAATCTAAGTTTGAAGGAACTTGAGCTCCATCAATTAGAACTAAAGACCCATATTCATGAGCTTTTTCAATAATATATTTAACAGGATTAATAATACCTAAAACATTAGATATATGACTAATAGATACTATTTTTGTTCTTTTTGAAATTAAAGATTCAAAGTCTTGTAATTTTAAAAAACCATTTTTATAAATGGATATTATTTTTAAAATAGCTCCTTTTTTTTTACAAAGAATCTGCCATGGAACAATGTTTGAATGATGTTCAATACAAGAAATAATAATTTCATCTCCTTTTTTTATAAAATCGTCCATACTAGAAACGACCAAATTAATCGATTCTGTAGTTCCTTTCGTAAATATAATTTCATAAGAATGTCTTGCATGAATAAACTCTTGAATTTTTTTTCTGACATTTTCTACATATAGAGTCGCTTTATTACTAAGATAATGAACCCCTCTATGAACATTAGAATTTATGGTATAGTAATAGTTCTGGGAAGCTTGAATAACCTGTAAAGGTTTTTGAGTTGTAGCCGCATTATCTACGTAAACTAAAGGATTAGAATATATTTTTTCTTTTAAAATAGGAAATTGATTTCTTATTTCCTGTATTTCTTTTTCTGAAAACATATATTTTATAAATGTTTATTTAATTTTTCCCTGATTTTTTTATGTATAAATTTTTTCAATTCAAAAATATGAATTGGAACTAACATTTCCTCTAAAAAAGAAAATAACAATAACATTTTAGCTTTTTTTTCAGAAATTCCTCTTGATTGAAGATAAAATAATTCAGATTCTTGAATATTACCTACGGTACAACCATGTGAACATTTTACATATTCAGAATATATTTTTAATTGAGGTTTGGTATATATACATGCTTCGTTAGAAAGAATAATATTATGATTTTTTTGAAAAGCATTTATTTCTTTTATAAATTCATTAACTATTATTTTTCCATTAAAAATTCCCTTAGATTTTTCACATAAAATATTTTTGTACAATTGAAAACTATAAGAATCTGAACATAAATGATCTATCAAAGTATGATGATCCACTAATTGTTTTCCTGATAAAATAGAAATTCCATATAAATAAGAATAAGTTTTTTTTCCATTAGAATAAAAATTCAAATTATTTCTTATAAAATTTCCTTGAAGAGAAAAAGTATAAACGGTACATTTACTATTATTTTTTTGTTTTAAAAATGTATTATCTATTATAGAAGTTTCTACTAAATCATTTTGTATTTTATAGTAATCAATTACACTACAATCCATAGCATAAATTTCGCTAACAGAATTAATAAAAGCGAAATGTTTCCTTAAACACTTATAATGTTCTATAATTTTAACAGAAGAATGTTCTCCTATCACAATCAAATTTCTGTTATTTAACATAATTTTAGATTCAATACCTGTAGAAATATGCAATATTTCTATAGGATTTTCTAAAATAACATTATTAGGAATATAAATATATGCTCCATCTTTTGAGAAAATTGTATTTAACGTATAAAATGCATCATATTTACATGACAATTTTCCATAAAAATTTCTAATTTCATTATCTTTTAGTGATGCTATATTTGATAAAATAATATTTTCTGCATGAACATAAGAAAGATCAGGATTATATTTTCCATCTATAAAAATTAAAATCAAAGATTTTTCTTTTTTAAGAAAAGTTAATTCTTCTACTTTTTCACGTTCTATACTTTCTATTTTTACATTATTGTAAATAAGATCATAATCTTGGTTAATAATTGATTCAATGTCCGTATTTTTCCATTCTTCGTTTATGGAATAAGGAAATCCTTTTTTATGGAAAAAGTCAGTATGTTGCTGTTGCAAAAAAGATATGTAAGAGTTTTCTTTTTTTTTAAAATTATTAATCAATAAAGTTATTTTTTCTTTTAATTGCATTTATAAATAATTCTTTTACACTTTATTTTTTCACTATCCAATCATATCCTTTTTGTTCTAATTTTTCAGCTAATTTTTGATTTCCTGATTGAACAATTTTTCCATTGTATAGAACATGTATAATATAGTCTGAAAAAATATGATCTAATAATCTTTTATAATGAGTAATAATTAAAACAGAATTTTTATCATTTCTAAAAGCATTAATTCCTTTAGCTACTATACGTAAAGCATCTATATCTAACCCTGAATCAACTTCATCTAAAATAGATAATAAAGGATTCAACATCATCATTTGAAATATTTCATTACGTTTTTTTTCTCCTCCCGAAAACCCTTCGTTCAAAGAACGATAAAAAAAATTTTTTTCAATGTTTAATAAAGAAGACTTTTCTTTTATTTTAAATAAAATATCTTTAGCCGACATTTTTTTTACATTTCTTGCTTCAAGAATAGAATTAACCGCTGTTTTAATAAAATTAACAATGGAAACTCCTGGTATTTCTATTGGATGTTGAAAAGAAAGAAAAATACCTAAATGAGCTCTTTCTTCTGGTGAAAAATTTTTTAAATTTTTATTCATAAAAT
This window encodes:
- the sufC gene encoding Fe-S cluster assembly ATPase SufC, coding for MLYIENLHASIENKKVLKGINLKINAGESHVIMGPNGSGKSTLASIIAGKKEYKITEGNIYFMNKNLKNFSPEERAHLGIFLSFQHPIEIPGVSIVNFIKTAVNSILEARNVKKMSAKDILFKIKEKSSLLNIEKNFFYRSLNEGFSGGEKKRNEIFQMMMLNPLLSILDEVDSGLDIDALRIVAKGINAFRNDKNSVLIITHYKRLLDHIFSDYIIHVLYNGKIVQSGNQKLAEKLEQKGYDWIVKK
- the rplU gene encoding 50S ribosomal protein L21, which produces MTYAIANIKNKQFKLIENQYIYVPHVSSNVGEIILLDQVFLFHKEGELFLGNPFLEEINVKIEVLQHVKGKKIIIFKKKRRKGYQVKNGFRPLFSKIKIISFLEKKQEKK
- a CDS encoding ABC transporter permease: MTTSFYISIRYFFSKKKINIVNIIVFLSILSIGVSTFSLSTILFVFSGLEYLNKKFYQIHYSDITISCLNEKDFFIDDNILTKKIKSIQGILACSKIMEKQVFLYYNNHEYFITLKGVDMEYEKVMNKFKKINLKNNKSDFLSIYVGWSSMISYFPMLFSSIKNNPLQILILDYQKNAFDSFLMKKKVFIKGVFHFSPKMDKKYLFCNLHELQNTIKKKVFHTLEIKIHDKADIHNLKNILIKKLGPKFKIITRTEKEIILHKVINTEKIFIYFLFTLITLITGFNLFSAIFILQLDKIKELFTLWSIGFSLYRIKMIFFYMGLIITIFGCLSGLFISYIISFIQEKYKIFKIAKIIPFPIKITIEDSYMVICIIIIIGLIISFFSLKRINNMIYYR
- the sufD gene encoding Fe-S cluster assembly protein SufD, which gives rise to MQLKEKITLLINNFKKKENSYISFLQQQHTDFFHKKGFPYSINEEWKNTDIESIINQDYDLIYNNVKIESIEREKVEELTFLKKEKSLILIFIDGKYNPDLSYVHAENIILSNIASLKDNEIRNFYGKLSCKYDAFYTLNTIFSKDGAYIYIPNNVILENPIEILHISTGIESKIMLNNRNLIVIGEHSSVKIIEHYKCLRKHFAFINSVSEIYAMDCSVIDYYKIQNDLVETSIIDNTFLKQKNNSKCTVYTFSLQGNFIRNNLNFYSNGKKTYSYLYGISILSGKQLVDHHTLIDHLCSDSYSFQLYKNILCEKSKGIFNGKIIVNEFIKEINAFQKNHNIILSNEACIYTKPQLKIYSEYVKCSHGCTVGNIQESELFYLQSRGISEKKAKMLLLFSFLEEMLVPIHIFELKKFIHKKIREKLNKHL
- a CDS encoding ribosome-binding factor A, which codes for MMKEMSLIRNEKLSSIFFMEIAEILNEEIFYSQSENKFLVTLMKICITPDMNLIKVYISIYPFLDKNILKSIRSKSRFYRKLLSKRLRYRVKKIPKLDFFPAIQII
- a CDS encoding aminotransferase class V-fold PLP-dependent enzyme, translating into MFSEKEIQEIRNQFPILKEKIYSNPLVYVDNAATTQKPLQVIQASQNYYYTINSNVHRGVHYLSNKATLYVENVRKKIQEFIHARHSYEIIFTKGTTESINLVVSSMDDFIKKGDEIIISCIEHHSNIVPWQILCKKKGAILKIISIYKNGFLKLQDFESLISKRTKIVSISHISNVLGIINPVKYIIEKAHEYGSLVLIDGAQVPSNLDLNVQKLNVDFYVFSAHKMYGPTGIGILYGKKKILEKLNPYQFGGEMIKNVSFDNTTYSDLPFKFEAGTPNIEGIIVWGSAIDFVKKIGISNIQSYKKKLLKYAIQRLSSIDGIQLYGNISDLSKKSSIISFNLDELHCFDVGSVLDRLGIAVRTGHLCAQPLMNFFKVSGMIRISFSVYNTFKEIDYLFECILKAKKILLKN
- the rpmA gene encoding 50S ribosomal protein L27, which codes for MAHKKGSGSSRNGRDSIGRRLGIKIYGDQYVNSGNIIVRQRGTKHHPGRNVGIGKDHTLYAIKNGYVSFKKGKKNKSIVSVNNTKTG